A single genomic interval of Helianthus annuus cultivar XRQ/B chromosome 13, HanXRQr2.0-SUNRISE, whole genome shotgun sequence harbors:
- the LOC110901817 gene encoding uncharacterized protein LOC110901817: MEPKIHPAATVTNIKSLIPVVLEMESGQYASWSELFKIQCRASLVIDHLSPKPSASSSSSSVTTKDTDKAKDKEVDDSWDRLDAIVLQWIYATISNNLLHTILKPNTTAYDAWKTLEGIFQDNKSSRSIHLMHKFSNTRLDGFSSVSAYCQQLKVLADQLANVGSLVDNERLVLQLIAGLNKQYEGIATILQQ, encoded by the coding sequence ATGGAGCCCAAGATCCACCCAGCCGCAACCGTAACCAACATTAAAAGTCTGATTCCAGTCGTTCTTGAGATGGAATCTGGGCAATATGCTTCCTGGTCCGAACTATTCAAGATTCAGTGTCGGGCATCCTTGGTCATCGATCACCTCTCCCCTAAACCTTctgcatcttcttcttcttcctctgtaACAACCAAGGACACCGACAAAGCCAAAGACAAAGAAGTTGATGACTCCTGGGATCGGTTGGATGCCATTGTGCTCCAATGGATTTATGCAACCATCTCGAACAACCTCTTACACACCATTCTTAAGCCAAACACCACTGCGTATGATGCTTGGAAGACACTTGAAGGTATTTTTCAAGACAACAAAAGCTCCCGATCCATTCACCTCATGCATAAATTCTCCAACACGCGCCTTGACGGATTCTCTAGTGTCTCGGCGTATTGCCAGCAACTGAAGGTGTTAGCCGATCAACTGGCTAACGTTGGAAGTCTGGTTGATAACGAACGATTAGTGCTTCAACTAATCGCGGGCCTCAACAAACAGTATGAAGGTATTGCTACTATTCTCCAGCAATAG